A stretch of Psychrilyobacter piezotolerans DNA encodes these proteins:
- a CDS encoding TolC family protein: protein MKKKSLIGVVLLGLSLQSYSIDLDLESAMNMAIQGNPDMRVKKLEIEKNELGETIAKKALLPNIGVSLGYDFIEDEDSKSVSTSIPIYTGGVLTNNIKLAKLNNKVGLSELEILKLDIREQVISKYFQILNLQKRLEIGGIVIETLEKQKQRLESLFNGIKLIPKSELLKVESDLLAAQASKFRDEKAMEIATYDMKILLGIDISEELILREFKYENIDVDSYDLESDIMIALANGNRADIEKLRMEIAERELDIARADFKPTVSLSASYNLDGYDLSGYEKVSDDEWRVSLSASWELFSWGSSIDNMNRSKKSLKQANIEMNKGLDQLSVEIRGRYNEMQTLYMEAETEEKKLDMSKENLRIDTMRYDSGMISSLDYLDSVNRLKDSEEMFYLLQRQLVLARVEYENLLK, encoded by the coding sequence ATGAAAAAAAAGAGTCTTATAGGAGTAGTGTTGTTGGGACTTTCCTTACAGAGTTATTCAATCGATTTAGATCTTGAATCTGCAATGAACATGGCGATCCAAGGAAATCCAGATATGAGGGTAAAAAAATTAGAAATTGAAAAGAATGAATTGGGAGAAACTATAGCTAAGAAGGCATTGCTGCCAAACATAGGTGTTAGTTTAGGCTATGATTTTATTGAAGATGAAGACAGTAAGAGTGTGTCAACATCCATTCCAATCTATACGGGAGGAGTCCTCACCAACAATATAAAACTTGCTAAATTAAATAATAAGGTGGGACTTTCAGAATTAGAGATTCTTAAATTGGATATCAGGGAGCAGGTAATCTCTAAATATTTTCAGATACTGAATTTACAAAAAAGATTAGAGATAGGCGGGATTGTGATAGAGACTCTGGAAAAACAAAAACAAAGGCTGGAAAGTCTATTCAATGGAATTAAACTTATTCCGAAATCGGAATTATTAAAGGTGGAGTCCGATCTTTTAGCTGCTCAGGCTTCTAAATTTAGAGATGAAAAGGCCATGGAAATAGCTACTTATGATATGAAGATACTTCTTGGAATAGACATTTCGGAGGAGCTTATCTTAAGAGAATTCAAATATGAAAATATAGATGTGGATTCCTATGATTTGGAATCGGATATAATGATAGCCCTAGCCAATGGGAATAGAGCCGATATAGAAAAACTGAGGATGGAGATAGCAGAGAGGGAATTAGATATTGCAAGGGCGGATTTTAAGCCTACGGTGTCATTAAGCGCCAGTTATAATTTGGATGGTTATGATTTAAGTGGGTATGAGAAAGTCAGTGATGATGAATGGAGGGTATCACTGAGTGCTTCCTGGGAACTTTTTAGTTGGGGAAGCAGTATAGATAATATGAATCGAAGTAAAAAGTCATTGAAACAGGCTAATATAGAGATGAACAAAGGATTGGATCAGCTCTCTGTAGAGATTAGAGGAAGATACAATGAGATGCAAACTCTATATATGGAAGCTGAGACTGAGGAAAAAAAACTGGATATGTCCAAGGAGAACCTGAGAATAGATACAATGAGATATGACAGTGGTATGATCAGTTCCTTGGATTATCTAGATTCGGTAAACAGGTTAAAGGATTCTGAAGAGATGTTTTATCTGCTTCAAAGACAGTTAGTTTTGGCAAGGGTGGAGTATGAAAATTTATTGAAGTAG
- a CDS encoding polysaccharide biosynthesis protein produces MIKDARTRHIIKLFLDMLLLSSAFVFSFIIKFEGDWGKYFKIKYVLHFLFAYIILNLVLKINLKSWRYMDSLDVFNIISTVALSNILYVLGIVFLNLAKFPMGLFSLLIIFEIGFLLMGRYIIRIKRTLMSIQRKRKCEIDKTRVLIMGAGEAGEALLMEARKNSDFKLQIIGLIDDDPEKKNMILHGKRVWGNRFDIPRLVDEFDIREIIIAIPTMRGKEIKKVYKLIDTEKVEVKILPGYNEILEGSSYLNQIRNVKVEDLLGREIIDVNSKEVANGIEGKVVLITGGAGSIGSELSRQVAKYNPKKLINIDLNENSIYFLELELKRKHPNLDIISEIGNIREKEKMEYLFKKYRPNIVFHAAAHKHVPLMEHNPEEAIKNNIFGTKNIIDLSDKYEVERFVGVSTDKAVNPTNIMGATKRVVEMLVEDKDTKSKTKFIAVRFGNVLGSNGSVIPLFKKLINERENITVTHPEITRYFMTIPEAASLVIEAGIMSKGGEVFILDMGESVKIMDLAKNLIELSGLTLGEDIDIEIIGLRPGEKLYEELLYDVKSAKKTENKKIYIAKLDDKNEMDNLVYLEKLEEKLNSHEYGRLKEIMKKMVVTFKEPEEVNKNNCEK; encoded by the coding sequence ATGATAAAAGATGCTAGGACAAGACACATAATCAAATTATTTTTAGATATGCTGCTACTGAGTTCTGCTTTTGTATTTTCTTTTATAATAAAATTTGAAGGTGATTGGGGGAAATATTTTAAAATTAAATATGTACTTCATTTTTTATTTGCTTATATTATTTTAAATTTAGTTTTAAAAATAAATTTAAAAAGTTGGAGATATATGGATTCGTTGGATGTATTTAATATAATTTCTACAGTTGCATTATCTAATATACTGTATGTCTTAGGAATAGTATTTTTAAATCTAGCTAAATTTCCTATGGGATTATTCTCACTTTTAATAATATTTGAAATAGGATTTTTGTTGATGGGAAGATATATAATCAGGATAAAAAGAACCTTAATGAGTATTCAGAGGAAAAGAAAGTGTGAAATTGATAAAACCAGGGTTTTAATAATGGGTGCAGGAGAAGCAGGAGAAGCACTTTTAATGGAAGCTAGAAAAAATTCTGATTTTAAACTGCAAATAATAGGATTAATAGATGATGATCCTGAAAAAAAAAATATGATCCTTCATGGTAAAAGAGTCTGGGGAAACAGATTTGATATTCCGAGATTAGTGGATGAATTTGACATTAGGGAGATTATAATAGCTATCCCAACTATGAGGGGAAAGGAAATAAAGAAAGTCTATAAATTAATAGATACGGAGAAGGTAGAAGTCAAGATATTACCTGGTTATAATGAAATCTTAGAGGGAAGTTCCTACCTGAATCAAATTAGAAATGTCAAGGTAGAGGACCTTCTGGGGCGTGAAATAATAGATGTAAATAGTAAAGAGGTAGCTAATGGTATAGAGGGGAAGGTAGTATTAATAACTGGAGGAGCAGGATCTATAGGATCGGAACTTTCAAGACAGGTAGCTAAATATAATCCTAAAAAATTAATAAATATAGATCTAAATGAAAATTCTATATATTTTTTAGAATTGGAATTAAAAAGAAAACATCCTAATTTAGATATTATAAGTGAGATAGGAAATATAAGGGAAAAAGAAAAAATGGAGTATTTATTTAAAAAATATAGACCTAATATAGTTTTCCATGCTGCTGCACACAAACATGTACCATTGATGGAACATAATCCAGAGGAAGCCATTAAAAATAATATCTTTGGTACTAAAAATATAATAGATTTATCGGATAAATACGAGGTGGAAAGATTTGTTGGTGTATCTACAGATAAGGCAGTAAATCCTACTAATATCATGGGAGCTACTAAGAGGGTAGTTGAGATGTTGGTGGAGGATAAGGATACAAAAAGTAAAACTAAATTTATAGCAGTAAGATTTGGAAATGTGTTGGGAAGTAATGGGAGTGTGATTCCATTATTTAAAAAGCTAATAAATGAAAGGGAAAATATTACAGTAACTCATCCAGAAATAACAAGATATTTTATGACCATACCAGAAGCCGCAAGTTTGGTTATAGAAGCTGGAATCATGAGTAAGGGTGGAGAAGTATTTATCTTAGATATGGGAGAATCGGTAAAAATAATGGATTTAGCTAAAAATCTGATTGAATTATCCGGATTGACCTTGGGAGAGGATATAGACATAGAAATAATAGGACTGAGACCTGGGGAAAAATTATATGAGGAATTACTCTATGACGTGAAGAGTGCAAAAAAAACAGAGAATAAAAAAATATACATAGCTAAATTAGATGATAAAAATGAAATGGATAATTTAGTTTATTTAGAAAAACTGGAAGAAAAATTAAACTCCCATGAATATGGAAGATTAAAAGAAATCATGAAAAAGATGGTAGTAACCTTTAAAGAACCTGAGGAAGTGAATAAAAACAATTGCGAAAAATAG
- a CDS encoding efflux RND transporter periplasmic adaptor subunit yields the protein MKTNKIILLALIIAIGGIFMMKNEDVDDGSRAIKAVKISTVKTGDLNESLFFEGVVTPRESIPIYLNFPVIVDKILVREGTEVEKGEELIIFSPSTKINFERELQMAELDIKNIELQLADLNSGSIKLELESRKLEIKTLNEDIKALNRQLSIIIFEAKNSRKEANAKMKLLDNDAISSTDVNMAITAANRNEMEVVDTKTALELSKQKYELMISSYERLKRELNLQKLRIEGEYQKQKLKKQDIEEKLEKVGKPLTAPINGIITELLVEKGTHAGAGIKLLSIAAIGDNMVKLNIPVQQAKWIRKGQNSKIIVREGFEEQVVSGRVESVARVAKTIGGADYTERIIEVEISSNNKNLKLGYSVGVEIEGENRINLKLIDAFSIFQEDEKNYVYTVEDNRVKKTLVEIGAKTVSKFEVLNLAEGTQIVVNPFKVKDGDRIKIRK from the coding sequence ATGAAGACAAATAAAATTATATTGTTAGCTCTAATTATTGCCATTGGAGGAATCTTCATGATGAAAAATGAAGATGTGGATGATGGTAGCAGGGCAATAAAGGCGGTAAAAATAAGTACTGTGAAGACTGGGGATTTAAATGAGAGTCTTTTTTTTGAAGGGGTCGTAACTCCCAGGGAAAGTATACCTATTTATCTGAATTTTCCTGTTATTGTGGATAAGATATTGGTAAGAGAGGGAACAGAGGTAGAAAAAGGAGAAGAACTCATAATTTTTAGTCCCTCAACTAAAATAAATTTCGAAAGAGAACTACAAATGGCAGAGCTAGATATAAAAAATATTGAATTACAACTAGCTGATTTAAACTCGGGATCCATTAAATTAGAGTTAGAAAGTAGGAAACTTGAAATTAAGACATTAAATGAAGATATAAAAGCTCTCAATAGACAACTTTCTATTATAATTTTTGAAGCTAAAAATTCTAGGAAAGAAGCGAATGCAAAGATGAAACTTTTAGATAATGATGCTATTTCATCGACAGATGTTAATATGGCTATTACTGCTGCTAATAGAAATGAGATGGAGGTAGTAGATACTAAGACTGCCCTAGAACTTTCCAAACAAAAATATGAACTTATGATATCGAGTTATGAGAGACTTAAAAGAGAGCTGAATCTTCAAAAACTGAGGATTGAGGGAGAATATCAAAAACAAAAATTAAAAAAACAAGATATAGAGGAAAAATTGGAAAAAGTAGGGAAGCCATTGACAGCTCCTATAAATGGAATAATTACAGAACTTCTTGTAGAAAAAGGAACACATGCAGGAGCAGGAATTAAGTTATTATCTATAGCTGCTATAGGAGATAATATGGTTAAATTGAATATTCCTGTGCAACAGGCAAAGTGGATAAGGAAGGGTCAAAATTCTAAAATAATAGTTAGAGAAGGATTTGAAGAACAGGTTGTTTCAGGAAGGGTAGAGAGTGTAGCTAGAGTTGCCAAAACCATAGGAGGGGCAGATTATACAGAGAGGATAATAGAGGTAGAAATATCTTCAAATAATAAAAATCTTAAACTTGGGTACTCTGTAGGAGTAGAGATAGAGGGAGAGAACAGAATAAATCTTAAGTTAATAGATGCTTTTTCTATTTTTCAAGAAGATGAAAAAAATTATGTATATACAGTAGAAGATAATAGGGTGAAAAAAACCTTGGTAGAAATAGGAGCTAAAACAGTTTCAAAATTTGAGGTATTAAATCTTGCTGAGGGAACTCAAATAGTGGTAAATCCATTTAAAGTAAAGGATGGGGATAGGATAAAAATAAGAAAATAA
- a CDS encoding CpsD/CapB family tyrosine-protein kinase, producing MAERNIFFKKGQNNQMAELFRILRTNIYFMGKKKNRVVVVTSTIPGEGKSTVASNYAMSVAIGKEKVLLIDCDIRKPRAHSSFGIQINHGMGEVLSGEKKIDEVILKGVEKNLDILPSKHMDQNVSELFLGDRMRNILEKLRKKYDLIVLDTPPLMVVTDALILSQYGDGVLYVCGYDMVTKQEMNQAKKMLDSAGVTLYGVIVNRINKDGYSHGNYGYYNYKYKDYQDYFNGDKQ from the coding sequence ATGGCAGAGAGAAACATATTTTTTAAAAAAGGTCAAAATAATCAGATGGCAGAACTATTTAGGATTCTTAGAACTAATATTTATTTTATGGGAAAAAAAAAGAATAGGGTGGTAGTAGTTACCAGTACCATTCCAGGGGAAGGAAAGAGCACTGTAGCGTCAAATTATGCCATGTCTGTGGCCATAGGTAAAGAGAAAGTGCTTTTGATAGATTGTGATATAAGAAAACCTAGAGCTCACAGCAGTTTTGGGATACAAATAAATCATGGTATGGGGGAGGTTCTTTCAGGAGAAAAAAAAATAGATGAGGTAATCCTTAAGGGAGTGGAGAAAAATTTAGATATTCTACCATCGAAACATATGGATCAAAATGTAAGTGAACTTTTCCTGGGAGATAGAATGAGGAATATCTTGGAGAAGTTAAGGAAGAAATATGATCTTATAGTACTGGACACCCCCCCCCTTATGGTAGTCACAGATGCACTAATTCTTTCGCAATATGGAGACGGAGTATTGTATGTTTGTGGATATGATATGGTGACTAAGCAAGAAATGAATCAGGCAAAAAAAATGTTAGATTCTGCAGGGGTAACTCTTTATGGTGTAATTGTAAATAGGATAAACAAGGACGGTTATTCCCATGGTAATTATGGATATTATAACTATAAATATAAAGATTATCAGGATTATTTTAATGGTGATAAACAATGA
- a CDS encoding ABC transporter permease, with translation MSFWIAWRLMWGNKIRIFFPFAGITIGIASLILIFSLGEGGKKAIKADLAALAENRIMLGGERFDISDVRLIEEIPYISYVYLPQGTLGNNDIRIKGYSQRALSQLGISRKLREGEVLIEKNSVEILKGNGLLKGNQLEVQLGASRVKLRVIGEYHEKNPVEMIRPGGKGIIGLETLENILNKKKYDQMIVAFQNGENTEDLLPMVIQQLERKYGRRGEFYILEGSAGYKKIEKIKKTLDIFLKAIGIIAMIGGGLGISNLMAANVRERSSHIGIMRAVGISKNIILKIFLLEGSFISLAGGITGILAGILGGIIIGRIIGVPPIFKIEHITGILISALFTGIIFGLLPARRASQMEVVTALNID, from the coding sequence ATGAGTTTCTGGATAGCATGGAGATTGATGTGGGGAAATAAAATTAGAATTTTCTTTCCCTTTGCAGGTATTACAATAGGAATAGCTTCTCTTATACTTATATTTTCTTTGGGAGAAGGAGGGAAAAAAGCCATAAAGGCTGACCTGGCAGCCCTTGCAGAAAATAGAATCATGTTAGGAGGGGAACGATTTGACATATCCGATGTTAGGCTTATTGAAGAAATTCCATATATAAGTTATGTCTATCTACCTCAAGGAACTTTAGGAAATAATGATATAAGAATAAAAGGATATTCTCAAAGAGCCCTTTCTCAACTTGGAATAAGTCGGAAATTGAGGGAAGGAGAGGTGCTTATAGAGAAGAATTCAGTAGAAATACTCAAGGGAAACGGACTTTTAAAAGGAAATCAATTGGAGGTTCAATTAGGAGCAAGTAGAGTAAAATTAAGGGTCATAGGAGAATACCACGAAAAAAATCCTGTTGAGATGATTAGACCGGGAGGGAAGGGAATCATAGGGTTAGAAACTTTGGAAAACATTTTGAATAAAAAAAAATATGACCAGATGATAGTAGCTTTTCAAAATGGAGAGAATACAGAGGATCTTCTTCCCATGGTAATCCAACAATTGGAAAGAAAATATGGGAGAAGGGGTGAATTTTATATTTTAGAAGGTTCGGCAGGGTATAAAAAGATTGAGAAGATAAAAAAAACTCTTGATATTTTTTTAAAAGCAATAGGAATTATAGCCATGATAGGGGGAGGGCTAGGAATTAGCAATCTTATGGCAGCAAATGTCAGAGAAAGATCGAGTCATATAGGAATTATGAGAGCTGTTGGAATAAGCAAAAATATTATTTTGAAGATATTTCTTCTAGAAGGAAGTTTTATTTCCTTAGCGGGAGGGATAACAGGTATTCTGGCAGGAATTTTAGGAGGGATAATTATAGGTAGAATTATAGGAGTCCCTCCAATTTTTAAGATAGAACATATAACAGGGATATTAATTTCTGCTCTTTTTACAGGAATTATATTTGGGCTGCTTCCTGCCAGAAGAGCTTCTCAGATGGAAGTGGTGACTGCCCTCAATATAGATTAA
- a CDS encoding YveK family protein — translation MKGKKEEENLMFERDEMEDNTDFMNLEFFMNLVFLLLKRWKVIIIVAVPIMILGVNYARTRPNIYKAEATLMLSSGQRKLNTAEMSRNQRMISSYTEIARSKSIMRNVIAKLDLDMEPENVANLVKVTPIDDTEFIKISYMDGNPQKAALLVNEVAREFITKIKKVMIFENLKIIEKAEVPKEAIPIKRKLIIGVSTILGLMLGIFVVLAMEFFHTKLRKAEDIEKIMGCSVILNIPDFDILEEGEK, via the coding sequence ATGAAGGGAAAAAAGGAAGAGGAAAATTTAATGTTTGAAAGAGATGAGATGGAAGACAACACAGACTTTATGAATCTAGAATTTTTCATGAACCTAGTATTTCTACTTCTTAAAAGATGGAAAGTTATCATAATAGTGGCAGTACCGATAATGATATTGGGAGTGAATTATGCTAGAACCAGACCTAATATTTATAAAGCTGAAGCTACCCTTATGCTGTCTAGTGGGCAGCGTAAATTGAACACTGCAGAGATGTCTAGAAATCAAAGAATGATATCCTCCTATACAGAAATAGCCAGAAGTAAGAGTATTATGAGAAATGTAATTGCAAAATTAGATTTAGATATGGAGCCTGAAAATGTGGCTAATTTGGTAAAGGTAACTCCTATAGATGATACAGAATTTATTAAAATTAGTTATATGGATGGTAATCCTCAAAAAGCAGCTCTTTTAGTAAATGAAGTAGCCAGGGAATTTATCACAAAGATAAAAAAAGTGATGATTTTTGAAAACTTAAAAATTATAGAAAAAGCAGAGGTCCCTAAAGAAGCTATACCTATAAAAAGAAAGCTCATTATAGGAGTTTCAACGATATTAGGGCTTATGTTAGGAATCTTTGTAGTTTTGGCGATGGAATTTTTTCATACTAAGTTGAGAAAGGCAGAAGATATAGAAAAAATAATGGGATGTTCGGTAATATTGAATATACCAGATTTTGATATCCTGGAAGAAGGTGAGAAATAA
- a CDS encoding tyrosine-protein phosphatase, producing MTDLHCHILPKIDDGARNISESIDMALAAKKLGYKKLCCTSHYRVGRYENQSYEGSFEELKKELKTRKIEIEILEGNELFLDFEGLEALRDGKVKTLGGSKYILVEEMPGMTVMALNSTLEMVRELGYKPILAHVERYLHIKIDELRKLKEEGCILQMNLKSLNNSLRERCRILLLKGLIDVVASDAHRIDRRNYDLMEEKMILDEIVGGENARILMKTNPDRILEDGKLMEVITDEKKESYRSSVVGTFLTELFNRFRS from the coding sequence ATGACCGATCTTCATTGCCATATTCTACCAAAGATAGATGATGGAGCTAGAAATATATCTGAATCCATAGATATGGCCTTAGCTGCCAAAAAATTGGGGTATAAAAAATTATGTTGTACTTCCCACTATAGGGTTGGGAGGTATGAAAATCAAAGTTATGAAGGATCTTTTGAGGAATTAAAAAAGGAGTTGAAAACTAGGAAGATAGAGATAGAAATCTTAGAGGGAAATGAACTTTTTTTAGATTTTGAAGGATTAGAAGCTCTTAGGGATGGGAAGGTCAAGACCCTGGGTGGGAGTAAATATATTTTAGTTGAAGAGATGCCAGGGATGACAGTTATGGCACTGAACTCTACTTTGGAAATGGTGAGGGAATTAGGATATAAACCAATCCTTGCACACGTAGAAAGGTATCTTCATATAAAGATAGATGAACTCAGAAAATTAAAAGAAGAAGGTTGTATACTGCAGATGAATTTAAAATCTTTAAATAATTCTTTAAGGGAGAGGTGTAGGATATTGCTGCTCAAAGGATTAATAGATGTAGTGGCTTCAGATGCTCATAGAATAGACAGAAGAAATTATGATTTGATGGAAGAAAAAATGATTCTAGATGAGATAGTTGGGGGAGAAAATGCAAGGATTTTAATGAAAACAAACCCGGATAGAATATTAGAAGATGGAAAATTAATGGAGGTGATAACAGATGAAAAAAAAGAGTCTTATAGGAGTAGTGTTGTTGGGACTTTCCTTACAGAGTTATTCAATCGATTTAGATCTTGA
- a CDS encoding GNAT family N-acetyltransferase encodes MGIYFKEEYAKIYELNGDGKVEKFQYEGGDGRVEYLFLKRDIELSEGRYYDITTPYGYGGPLFFPESSEKLTKLISNFREEFESYCKKNKIISEFIRFHPILRNHRFMERYVKTINAGATVYIDLSSEEEILLNMKRTCRKSIKRSMEKGFKAEMDNSNQAWDKFIDLYYMTMNKNNAENYYYFPREYFENMRALLRERALIFKTTYKDKVVSAILVLAGEDGIHGHLHATDPEYYRESPNNILIYTVALWGLKNGYKTFHLGGGYGGAEDTLFKFKSSFNKNGALEFYIGEKIHDHKVYNNLTKLHEKKRPEKKGENLEFFPLYRR; translated from the coding sequence ATGGGAATTTATTTTAAAGAAGAGTATGCCAAGATTTATGAGTTGAATGGGGATGGAAAGGTTGAAAAATTCCAATATGAAGGTGGGGATGGGAGGGTAGAATATCTCTTTTTAAAAAGGGATATTGAATTATCAGAAGGAAGATATTATGACATCACTACCCCTTATGGATATGGAGGTCCATTGTTTTTTCCTGAAAGTTCAGAAAAACTCACTAAGTTAATATCAAATTTCAGAGAAGAATTCGAGAGTTACTGCAAAAAAAATAAAATAATTTCAGAGTTTATAAGGTTTCATCCCATATTAAGGAACCACAGGTTTATGGAAAGATATGTCAAGACCATAAATGCCGGGGCTACTGTATACATAGATTTGAGTTCCGAAGAGGAGATCCTTTTAAATATGAAGAGAACTTGTCGCAAAAGTATAAAAAGATCCATGGAAAAGGGGTTCAAGGCAGAAATGGATAACAGCAACCAAGCCTGGGATAAATTTATAGACCTCTATTATATGACAATGAATAAAAATAATGCAGAAAATTATTACTATTTTCCCCGGGAGTATTTTGAAAATATGAGAGCTCTTTTGAGGGAAAGGGCACTCATATTTAAAACTACTTATAAAGATAAGGTTGTTTCTGCTATTCTTGTTTTAGCTGGAGAAGATGGAATACATGGGCACTTACATGCTACCGATCCTGAATATTACAGGGAATCACCCAACAACATTCTCATATATACTGTTGCCCTATGGGGTTTAAAAAATGGATATAAAACCTTTCATTTAGGCGGAGGATACGGTGGAGCAGAGGATACCCTCTTTAAGTTTAAGAGTTCATTCAATAAAAATGGAGCTTTGGAATTTTACATTGGAGAAAAGATACATGATCACAAAGTATATAACAATCTTACTAAACTTCATGAGAAGAAAAGGCCGGAGAAAAAAGGAGAAAATCTTGAATTCTTTCCTCTCTACAGGAGGTAA
- a CDS encoding IS3 family transposase (programmed frameshift) — protein MSKKLFTEKEIKILSKNKNILKVSHKSIIYALEFKEKFIEEYSKGKLPRIIFEENGFDIEILGIKRIEQSAQRWKKSYNKDGLLGLKDSREHSSGRPKNRELTDAEKMEKLEAKIRLLEIENEFLKKFKKDEKGVVKKLDIFKMIELTINKYNLNKMTAFLCYQAKVSRSGFYNYLNSKNSLMLKEKEDLKAKKHILKAFGKKGYKRGARSIKMNLERDSNIIYSLKKIGRIMRKYNIVCPHRKANKYKQIAKATKEHSTLPNTLNRQFKQNLPRKVLLTDISYLPYGKGQRAYLSAIKDGSTNEILAYEVSSNLKLELATNTIKKLCRKRFKLAENCFIHSDQGVHYTSPKFQNLLKRKGIKQSMSRRGNCWDNAPMESFFGHMKDHLELKECKNLKEVKKEMKKFMDYYNNHRYQWDLKKMTPVEYRNHLLVA, from the exons ATGTCTAAAAAATTATTTACTGAAAAAGAAATTAAAATATTGTCAAAGAATAAAAACATTCTAAAAGTTTCACATAAATCTATTATTTATGCTCTTGAATTTAAAGAAAAATTTATTGAAGAATATTCAAAAGGTAAATTACCCAGAATAATCTTTGAAGAAAATGGATTTGATATTGAAATTCTTGGTATTAAAAGGATTGAACAGTCTGCGCAAAGGTGGAAGAAATCATATAACAAAGACGGTCTTTTAGGTTTAAAGGACTCTAGAGAGCACTCATCAGGAAGACCCAAAAATAGAGAATTAACTGATGCTGAAAAAATGGAAAAACTAGAAGCTAAAATCAGACTTTTGGAAATCGAGAATGAGTTTTTAAAAAAGT TTAAAAAAGATGAGAAGGGGGTGGTAAAAAAACTAGATATTTTTAAAATGATCGAACTAACAATAAACAAATACAATTTGAATAAGATGACAGCATTTTTATGTTATCAAGCAAAAGTCTCTAGATCTGGTTTTTACAATTATCTAAATTCTAAAAATTCTTTGATGCTAAAAGAAAAAGAAGATTTAAAAGCTAAAAAACACATTTTGAAAGCTTTTGGTAAAAAAGGATATAAAAGAGGTGCTAGATCAATAAAAATGAACTTAGAAAGGGATTCTAACATCATCTATAGTTTAAAAAAAATAGGTAGAATAATGCGGAAATATAATATTGTTTGCCCTCACAGAAAAGCAAATAAATATAAACAAATAGCAAAAGCCACTAAAGAACATAGCACTTTACCAAATACTTTAAATAGACAATTTAAACAGAATCTTCCGCGAAAGGTACTATTAACTGATATCAGTTATTTACCTTATGGCAAAGGGCAGAGAGCTTATCTATCAGCTATTAAAGATGGTTCCACCAATGAAATACTAGCTTATGAAGTTTCAAGTAATTTAAAATTAGAATTAGCAACTAATACAATTAAAAAATTATGCAGAAAACGATTTAAATTAGCAGAAAACTGTTTTATTCATTCAGATCAAGGAGTTCATTATACAAGCCCTAAATTTCAAAATTTATTAAAGCGAAAAGGAATAAAGCAATCGATGTCTAGAAGAGGCAATTGTTGGGATAATGCTCCTATGGAATCTTTTTTTGGTCATATGAAAGATCATTTAGAATTAAAAGAATGTAAAAATTTAAAAGAAGTGAAAAAAGAAATGAAGAAATTTATGGATTATTACAACAATCATAGATACCAATGGGATTTAAAAAAGATGACTCCTGTAGAATACAGAAATCACCTTTTAGTTGCATAA